GCCGCCGAACGGATCACCGGCCTGCCCGCCGCCCGCGCCCTCGGCCGCCCGCTCGACACGGCCCTTCCGCTGGTCGACCTGGAGGGCCGCCGCTGGTGGAAGTGCACCGACCCGTACGGGGGCCTGGCCATCCGCACCGGCCAGCCGGAGACCCGGCTGCTGCTCCCGGACGGCCGGGACGTGCTGGTCACCGCGCGCTACGTCCGCGAGCACGGCGGGCCGGTCAGCCGGGTCGTGGTCGGCCTGCGCGACACCTCGGCCCGGGCCCGCGTCGAGCGGCGGCACGCGGACCTGATCGCGACCGTCGCGCACGAGTTGCGCTCCCCGCTGACCAGCGTGAAGGGCTTCACCGCCACGCTGCTGGCCAAGTGGGAGCGGTTCACCGACGACCAGCGCAAGCTGATGCTCGAGACCGTGGACGCGGACGCGGACCGGGTCACCCGGCTGATCGCCGAGCTGCTCGACATCGCCCGGATCGACTCCGGCCGGCTCCAGCTCGGCTGCTACCCGGTGGACCTGCCCGAGCTGGTGGGCGACCAGATCGCCGGAATGACCGCGGCCGGCCTGGACGTCGACCGCTTCGAGGTAAGGGCCGAGGAGCGCTTCCAGGTCTGGGCCGACCCGGACAAGCTCCGGCAGGTGGTGGCCAACCTGCTGGAAAACGCGGTGCGCCACGGCGAGGGCCGTGTCACCATCACGATGGCGCTCGACGCGGCGCAGACCGCGCCCGCGGAGGCGGACGGAGCCGAGCAGCAGCGGAAGGGAGAGGGACCGCGCATGGTCGCCATGACCGTCGACGACGAAGGCCCCGGCATCCCCGAGGCCATGCTCTCGCGCGTGTTCACCCGCTTCTGGCGCGGCAACCGCCGCGGCGGCACCGGCCTCGGCCTCTACATCGTCAAGGGCATCGTCGAGGCGCACGGCGGCGGCATCACGGTCGGCCGCGCCCCCGGCGGCGGCGCCCGTTTCCGATTTACCATCCCGGCGGCCTGACCGCGCGCGCCCCTACGGGACCGAACGTGCCGCCGGCCGCCGGGTGACCTTCCCCGCCGCGCACTGTGCGCGCGGACCCCGCGCGCGCTCGCGCGCACTGCCGGAAATGCCCGTCGGCCGCGCCCGTTAGGATTGGGGCGCCTGCCGAGAAGACCCCGCACGCCCTGACGGCGTGGTAGTAGCGGAAGTGTGAGCCGATCCGAATGTCCGCACCGAACAAGAGTTTCGACCCGGTCGAGGTCGAGGCGCTCAAGCCCGAGGCCGTCGAGCACGCCCTCGACCAGGCGCTGGCCGCGATCACCGCGGCCGCCGACCTCGCCGCCCTGCACGAGGCCGAGATCGCGCACGCCAAGGACCGCTCCCCGCTGGCCCTGGCCAACCGGGAGATCGGCGCGCTGCCGCCGGCCGCCAAGGCCGAGGCCGGCAAGCGGGTCGGCCAGGCCCGGGCGGCGGTGGCCAAGGCCGTCACCGAGCGCCGCGCCGTGCTCGAGGCCGAGCGCGACGCCCGCGTCCTGGTCGAGGAGTCCGTCGACGTCACGCTGCCCTGGGACCGCGTCCCGCGCGGCGGACGCCACCCGCTGACCACGCTGACCGAGCGCGTCGCCGAGGTCTTCTCCGCGCTCGGGTGGGAGGTGAACGAGGGGCCCGAGGTCGAGGCGGAGTGGATGAACTTCGACGCCCTCAACATCTCCCGGGACCACCCGGCGCGCAGCCCGCAGGACACCTTCTTCGTGCGCACCCCGGGCGTGGACCCGCTGGACCCGGCCCGCTCGGAGCACGACTCGCTGATCCTGCGCACGCAGACCTCGCCGCTGCAGGTGCGCACGATGCTCCGGCGCAAGCCGCCGCTGCACATGGTCTCGATCGGGCGCACCTTCCGCACCGACGCGCTCGACGCCACCCACACCCCGGTCTTCAACCAGATCGAGGGCCTGGTGGTGGACGAGGGGATCGGCATGGCCGACCTCAAGGGCACCCTGGACCACTTCGTGAAGGCCATGTTCGGCGAGGACATCGCCACCCGGCTGCGGCCGAACTACTTCCCGTTCACCGAGCCGAGCGCCGAGCTGGACCTGCAGTGCTTCGTGTGCCACGGCTCGTCCGTGGGCGACCCGGACAACCCCTGCCGCACCTGCTCGTCCGAGGGCTGGATCGAGCTCGGCGGCTGCGGCGTGGTCAACCCGCGGGTGCTGGTCTCGGTCGGCATCGACCCCGAGCGCTACAGCGGCTTCGCCTTCGGCATCGGCCTTGAGCGGACCCTGATGTTCCGCCACGGCATCACCGACATGCACGACATCGTCGAGGGTGACATCCGCTTCACCCTCCCGTTCGGAGTGGAAATCTGATGCGCGTCCCTGTTTCCTGGCTGCGCGAGTACGTCGACCTGCCCGAGTCGCTGACCGGCCGCGAGCTGGCCGAGCGCCTCGTCCCGGCCGGCTTCGAGGTCGAGACCGTGCACGAGTCCGGCGTGGGCCTGACCGGCCCGCTGGTGGTCGGGCAGGTGCTCGAGATCGAGGAGCTCACCGCGTTCAAGAAGCCGATCCGCTACTGCCAGGTGCAGGTCGGACCGGAGGCGGCGGACGTGCGCGGCATCGTCTGCGGCGCGCGCAACTTCAAGGTCGGCGACAAGATCGTGGCCGCGCTGCCCGGCGCGGTGCTGCCCGGCGACTTCAAGATCGCCGCGCGCAAGACCTACGACCACGTCTCCGACGGCATGATCTGCTCGGCCCGCGAGCTCGGCCTCGGCGAGGACCACGACGGCATCATCGTGCTGCCGGCCGACGTCCAGGTCGGCGCGGACGCGATCGAGCTGCTCGGCATCCGCGACGAGGTGCTCGACATCGCGGTGACCACGGACCGCGGCTACTGCCTGTCCATGCGCGGCATGGCCCGGGAGGCCGCGATCGTCTTCGGCCGCTCGCTGCGCGACCCGGCCCTGCTCGACACCCCGGCGCCGACCCGGGGCGGCTACCCGGTGGTGCTGGCCGACCCGCTCGGCTGCGACCGCTTCGTCGCGCGCGCCGTGCGCGGGATCGACCCGCTGGCCCCCACCCCGCTGTGGATGCAGCGGCGCATCCAGCTCTCCGGCATGCGCCCGATCTCGCTGATCGTGGACATCGCCAACTACGTGATGCTCGAGATCGGCCAGCCGCTGCACACCTACGACCTGCGCCGGCTGACCGGCCCGATCACGGTGCGGCGGGCGGCTGCGGGGGAGAAGCTCGAGACCCTCGACGACGCCGAGCGGGCGCTGGACCAGGACGACCTGCTGATCACCGACGAGACCGGGCCGATCGGCCTGGCCGGGGTGATGGGCGGGGCGTCCACCGAGGTGCACACCGGCACCGTGGACGTGCTGATCGAGGCCGCGCACTTCGACGCGGGCTCGATCTCGCGCACCGCCCGCCGGCACAAGCTGCCGTCCGAGGCCTCGCGCCGGTTCGAGCGCACGGTGGACCCGAACGCGGCCGCCGCGGCGGCCCAGCGCGCGGTGGACCTGCTCGTGCTGCTCGGCCACGGCGAGGCGGACCCGGAGGTCACCGTGGCCTCCACCCAGCAGCGCCCGGCCGCGCCGATCCTGATCGACGCGGGCCTGCCCGGCCGCGTCGCCGGGCTCGCCTACCCGCGCGAGGCGGTGGTGCGCCGGCTGCAGGAGGTGGGCTGCACCGTCGAGGGCGCGGACCAGCTGAGCGTGACCCCGCCGTCCTGGCGGCCGGACCTGACCGACCCGAACGACCTGGCCGAAGAGGTCATCCGGCTCGAGGGCTACGACCGGATCCCGATGAAGCTGCCGGTCGCTCCGCGCGGCCGCGGCCTGTCGCTGCGCCAGCGGCTGCACCGCCGGGTTGGCCGTGCGCTCGCCGACTCCGGCTTCGTCGAGGTGCTCAACTACCCGTTCGTCGGCGACGCCGAGCTGGACGCGATGGGCGTGCCCGCGGACGACGCCCGCCGCACCGCGCTGAGCCTGGCCAACCCGATCTCGGACGAGCAGCCGTACCTGCGCACGACACTGCTGCCGGGCCTGTTCGCCACGTTGCGGCGCAACGTCGGCCGCGGCTTCCACGACGTGGCCCTGTTCGAGACCGGCCTGGTCTACCAGCCGCGTCCGGACGCTTCGGCCCCGCCGCGGCTGTCGGTCGAGCGCCGCCCCTCGGACGAGGAGCTCG
This genomic window from Actinospica robiniae DSM 44927 contains:
- the pheT gene encoding phenylalanine--tRNA ligase subunit beta, whose product is MRVPVSWLREYVDLPESLTGRELAERLVPAGFEVETVHESGVGLTGPLVVGQVLEIEELTAFKKPIRYCQVQVGPEAADVRGIVCGARNFKVGDKIVAALPGAVLPGDFKIAARKTYDHVSDGMICSARELGLGEDHDGIIVLPADVQVGADAIELLGIRDEVLDIAVTTDRGYCLSMRGMAREAAIVFGRSLRDPALLDTPAPTRGGYPVVLADPLGCDRFVARAVRGIDPLAPTPLWMQRRIQLSGMRPISLIVDIANYVMLEIGQPLHTYDLRRLTGPITVRRAAAGEKLETLDDAERALDQDDLLITDETGPIGLAGVMGGASTEVHTGTVDVLIEAAHFDAGSISRTARRHKLPSEASRRFERTVDPNAAAAAAQRAVDLLVLLGHGEADPEVTVASTQQRPAAPILIDAGLPGRVAGLAYPREAVVRRLQEVGCTVEGADQLSVTPPSWRPDLTDPNDLAEEVIRLEGYDRIPMKLPVAPRGRGLSLRQRLHRRVGRALADSGFVEVLNYPFVGDAELDAMGVPADDARRTALSLANPISDEQPYLRTTLLPGLFATLRRNVGRGFHDVALFETGLVYQPRPDASAPPRLSVERRPSDEELAVLEASLPDQPRHVAAVLVGARENAGWWGEGRAASWADAVEAARTVAAACGAELTVDQAQYEPWHPGRCAVLSIDERIVGYAGELHPKALEALGLPPRTCAMELNLDALVPADDVPVSPEQVSAFPPATVDVALVVSREVPAADVESALVAGAGPLLEAIRLFDVYEGDRVEEGSKSLAFSLRLRASDRTLKADEVAAVREAAVASATRHSGAVLRG
- the pheS gene encoding phenylalanine--tRNA ligase subunit alpha; the encoded protein is MSAPNKSFDPVEVEALKPEAVEHALDQALAAITAAADLAALHEAEIAHAKDRSPLALANREIGALPPAAKAEAGKRVGQARAAVAKAVTERRAVLEAERDARVLVEESVDVTLPWDRVPRGGRHPLTTLTERVAEVFSALGWEVNEGPEVEAEWMNFDALNISRDHPARSPQDTFFVRTPGVDPLDPARSEHDSLILRTQTSPLQVRTMLRRKPPLHMVSIGRTFRTDALDATHTPVFNQIEGLVVDEGIGMADLKGTLDHFVKAMFGEDIATRLRPNYFPFTEPSAELDLQCFVCHGSSVGDPDNPCRTCSSEGWIELGGCGVVNPRVLVSVGIDPERYSGFAFGIGLERTLMFRHGITDMHDIVEGDIRFTLPFGVEI
- a CDS encoding sensor histidine kinase, producing MEASNPQDPGAAASSYDDLPDGLVVADAEDRVLVFNRAAERITGLPAARALGRPLDTALPLVDLEGRRWWKCTDPYGGLAIRTGQPETRLLLPDGRDVLVTARYVREHGGPVSRVVVGLRDTSARARVERRHADLIATVAHELRSPLTSVKGFTATLLAKWERFTDDQRKLMLETVDADADRVTRLIAELLDIARIDSGRLQLGCYPVDLPELVGDQIAGMTAAGLDVDRFEVRAEERFQVWADPDKLRQVVANLLENAVRHGEGRVTITMALDAAQTAPAEADGAEQQRKGEGPRMVAMTVDDEGPGIPEAMLSRVFTRFWRGNRRGGTGLGLYIVKGIVEAHGGGITVGRAPGGGARFRFTIPAA